A genomic stretch from Leptospira licerasiae serovar Varillal str. VAR 010 includes:
- a CDS encoding LEA type 2 family protein produces the protein MIRKTSLNSYIGITIVTNLIFGCAQLQKVDLKKVKEKIEDLDKPSFVLEKVSIAEINLSEIKLRVDSKVKNPYPISLPATNLEMNILIEGQQFTKAKTKIPTVGGNSNKAVPVDLTFAYNDLAELYKKVPGKIDLVVKVQGVVSLPIPEKYRSIAGSASLDFPFEEERKIPAVLPDIEIRNFKIIKPDPSTILSSAGTEDLAKKATTFLDTLLSPQKKSPGSAVAAGLSSLDLKVDTEFQIVLKNRATSRLQFSEFEFELSLEKEKFLTGQPVRIENQGQESILSVRTSFPLGTVTQGIANAVSKRSAAFRLSGKATTESPEIGTGPVLFKFDKSGSFSWN, from the coding sequence ATGATCCGAAAAACTTCCTTAAATTCTTATATCGGAATTACTATTGTAACAAATCTTATATTCGGTTGCGCTCAGTTACAAAAAGTTGATCTAAAAAAAGTAAAAGAAAAAATCGAGGATCTTGACAAACCTTCTTTCGTTTTGGAAAAAGTTTCCATTGCGGAAATCAATCTATCCGAGATCAAACTCAGAGTGGATTCGAAAGTAAAAAATCCTTATCCAATCTCCTTGCCTGCAACTAATCTAGAGATGAATATCCTGATCGAAGGACAACAATTCACAAAGGCAAAAACCAAGATCCCAACCGTCGGTGGGAATTCCAACAAAGCAGTCCCGGTAGATCTAACATTTGCATATAATGACTTGGCTGAACTTTATAAAAAGGTTCCGGGTAAGATAGACTTAGTAGTCAAAGTACAAGGTGTCGTTTCACTTCCTATCCCTGAAAAATATAGATCCATCGCGGGCTCTGCGTCACTCGACTTTCCGTTCGAAGAAGAAAGAAAAATTCCCGCAGTCCTTCCCGACATAGAGATCCGAAATTTCAAAATTATCAAACCGGATCCTTCCACCATCTTAAGCTCCGCAGGCACCGAAGATCTGGCGAAAAAGGCCACAACATTCTTAGATACGTTACTCAGCCCTCAAAAAAAGTCCCCTGGCTCGGCAGTCGCGGCTGGATTATCCTCACTCGATTTAAAAGTAGATACGGAATTCCAGATCGTATTAAAGAATAGGGCCACATCTAGATTACAATTTTCCGAATTTGAATTTGAGCTTTCGCTCGAAAAAGAAAAATTCCTAACAGGCCAACCTGTACGGATCGAAAACCAAGGACAAGAATCCATTCTAAGTGTCCGCACTTCCTTCCCACTCGGAACGGTCACCCAAGGGATTGCAAACGCAGTTTCCAAAAGATCTGCGGCATTCCGACTCAGCGGAAAAGCAACAACCGAATCCCCCGAGATCGGAACCGGTCCGGTCCTATTTAAATTCGACAAATCCGGCTCTTTTAGCTGGAATTAA
- a CDS encoding efflux RND transporter permease subunit translates to MNIALLSIKRPIFITSLVILMLITGIFSLSKMGVDLFPDVNIPVVTVTTIYPGAGPEEIEELISKPLEEELSSIAGLKKITSRNQEGVSVVLGEFTLSTDIKYAEQQFRDKTASVRPKLPDGIKEPKVVRFDPADQPIIRLAVFADLNQAKMYDLAKETVKAKLEQIAGVGSVKLVGGTRREIQIELDRNKLVSYQMPMVVIANRLKTAGLNVPVGKFDSGAKETSYRTLGRYETLSQIENTIVSFGGDVGNSVLIKELGIVRDGTEDEETLGYLWASKSDEVEEEDVGLLTHPITWITQVPKRFKRLFGGNKGAVVEKELKPALFIDVYKQSGANTVSVADEVLKRIDKLNADIQPLEGKPKIRLIRDGSRWIRYNVEDVTEAIVLGILLAVITVYFFLGNLRSTIITGLALPNSLLGAFIIMWIMGFTINVMTLLALSLAVGLLVDDAIVVRENIFRKLEEGATVMEAAEKGTMEVALAVIGTSLTVIAVFFPVGFLSGIVGQFFKQFGLTVVFAMIISLFDGLFVAPMLSAYFAGKLTHDKKNAAVEAFDRFQTWLEKIYKITMHYALAHPGKIILLTFLIFILSFVSCAFVKKTFLPANDQGEFMVTLDLPPGTSLQGTKEVSDQVLAELQKFPEMDKIAITIGKPDGGEPNTAVLAIALVSSKKRSRDTTTVKEEIRKMLKAFDYARPAVSDYSAVGGGVQYPFQLVLKGNNLEEVEAYSKKVIERLKGIKDLADIDSDYRSGKPEYQIVLDNSRMQLVGVLPGVAGSELRYQIAGDQVSKFYDKGIEYEVRMRLKPDQRNLRAAYAQTKVPNIANRLIPLGAISTGKENLGPSRINRIDRARAVVVNANLAPGGAIGTAMEEATKILNKEIPPPPGVRFNFQGQSEDLKELFLNIIVAFGLALIFIYLVLASLYESFITPITILFAIPPAISGAFFALFLTGEMLNIFSMIGLILLMGLVAKNSILLVDYAMQAVRERGITRDEAIFEAGLVRLRPILMTSIAMIMGTVPIALGLGEAAKSRTAMGIAIIGGLILSTLVTLIVVPSIFGGIDKFREWIEGKFRPDMTATIHSEGAHSGSAAVSTNHNQPSLSEWAQDVESKPKKGTTSKKKK, encoded by the coding sequence TTGAATATCGCGCTCCTCTCCATCAAACGTCCCATTTTTATTACCAGTCTTGTGATCCTAATGTTGATCACCGGTATCTTCTCCTTGAGTAAGATGGGAGTGGATCTTTTTCCGGATGTAAACATTCCTGTAGTGACTGTAACTACGATCTATCCTGGCGCGGGTCCGGAAGAGATAGAGGAATTGATCTCTAAACCTTTGGAAGAAGAACTTTCTTCCATTGCAGGTTTGAAAAAGATCACTTCCCGTAACCAGGAAGGTGTTTCCGTCGTTTTAGGCGAATTCACTCTTTCTACTGATATCAAATATGCTGAGCAACAGTTTCGTGATAAGACTGCATCGGTCCGCCCCAAACTTCCGGATGGGATCAAAGAACCTAAAGTAGTTCGTTTCGACCCTGCGGATCAGCCAATTATTCGTTTGGCAGTGTTTGCCGATCTAAATCAGGCAAAAATGTATGACCTAGCTAAGGAAACTGTTAAGGCTAAGTTAGAACAAATTGCAGGTGTCGGTTCCGTTAAATTAGTCGGCGGGACCAGAAGAGAGATCCAAATCGAATTAGATAGAAATAAATTAGTTTCTTATCAAATGCCTATGGTAGTCATCGCAAACCGATTGAAAACCGCAGGCTTAAACGTTCCAGTCGGTAAATTCGATTCCGGTGCGAAAGAAACTTCTTATAGAACATTAGGAAGATACGAAACTCTTTCCCAAATCGAAAACACCATCGTTTCCTTCGGAGGCGACGTTGGTAATTCAGTACTCATCAAGGAATTAGGAATCGTAAGAGATGGAACTGAGGACGAAGAGACGTTAGGTTATCTTTGGGCTTCTAAAAGCGACGAGGTGGAAGAAGAGGATGTAGGTCTTTTGACTCATCCTATCACTTGGATCACTCAGGTCCCTAAAAGATTCAAAAGACTTTTCGGCGGTAATAAAGGCGCCGTCGTTGAAAAAGAGCTGAAACCTGCATTGTTCATCGACGTTTACAAACAATCCGGAGCAAACACAGTATCTGTTGCGGACGAGGTCTTAAAAAGGATCGATAAGTTAAATGCGGACATCCAACCTTTGGAAGGAAAACCTAAGATCAGATTGATCCGCGACGGTTCCAGATGGATCCGATATAATGTGGAAGACGTTACGGAAGCGATCGTTTTAGGGATACTTCTCGCAGTCATCACGGTTTATTTCTTTTTAGGGAACTTAAGATCCACGATCATCACCGGCCTTGCATTACCCAACTCATTATTGGGCGCATTCATTATCATGTGGATCATGGGATTCACGATCAACGTTATGACCCTGTTGGCATTATCACTCGCAGTAGGTCTCTTGGTGGACGACGCGATCGTGGTCCGAGAAAACATCTTCCGTAAATTGGAAGAAGGTGCGACCGTAATGGAAGCCGCAGAAAAAGGGACAATGGAAGTGGCTCTCGCGGTTATCGGAACTTCCTTAACTGTGATCGCAGTATTCTTTCCCGTAGGATTCTTATCAGGGATCGTAGGCCAGTTCTTCAAACAGTTCGGGTTGACTGTGGTTTTTGCAATGATCATCTCATTGTTCGACGGTCTTTTCGTAGCTCCTATGTTATCGGCTTACTTCGCCGGAAAACTCACTCACGATAAAAAGAACGCCGCAGTGGAGGCATTCGATCGTTTCCAGACTTGGCTTGAAAAAATTTATAAGATTACAATGCATTATGCGTTGGCGCATCCTGGAAAGATCATACTTCTCACTTTCTTAATATTCATTCTTTCTTTCGTAAGTTGCGCTTTTGTAAAAAAGACATTCTTACCTGCGAACGACCAGGGCGAGTTCATGGTGACTTTGGATCTTCCTCCCGGTACTAGCTTACAGGGAACAAAAGAGGTTTCGGATCAAGTTTTAGCAGAACTCCAAAAATTCCCTGAAATGGATAAGATCGCGATTACCATCGGTAAACCTGACGGAGGAGAACCGAATACCGCCGTGTTGGCGATCGCTCTTGTTTCTTCCAAAAAAAGATCCAGGGATACTACCACTGTCAAAGAAGAGATCCGTAAGATGTTAAAAGCCTTTGATTATGCAAGGCCCGCAGTTTCGGATTATTCCGCAGTGGGAGGCGGGGTCCAATATCCATTCCAATTAGTCCTTAAAGGAAACAACCTGGAAGAAGTGGAAGCCTATTCTAAAAAAGTAATAGAACGACTAAAAGGTATTAAGGATCTCGCAGATATCGACTCCGACTATAGAAGTGGAAAACCTGAATATCAAATCGTTTTGGATAATTCCAGAATGCAATTGGTCGGTGTTCTCCCTGGCGTTGCAGGTTCCGAATTGAGATACCAGATCGCCGGAGATCAGGTCAGTAAGTTCTATGACAAAGGGATCGAATATGAGGTTCGTATGAGGCTTAAGCCCGATCAAAGGAACTTAAGAGCGGCTTATGCCCAAACCAAAGTCCCGAATATCGCAAACAGGTTGATCCCACTCGGAGCAATCAGTACCGGTAAAGAAAACTTAGGACCCTCCAGGATCAACCGTATTGATAGAGCAAGAGCGGTCGTGGTAAACGCGAACCTTGCACCAGGCGGTGCGATCGGAACTGCAATGGAAGAGGCAACTAAAATCTTAAATAAAGAAATCCCACCTCCACCGGGAGTTCGTTTTAATTTCCAAGGGCAGTCGGAAGACTTAAAAGAACTTTTCCTGAACATCATCGTGGCATTCGGTCTCGCGTTGATATTCATCTACTTGGTTCTCGCTTCTCTATATGAGTCCTTCATCACTCCGATCACGATCTTATTCGCAATCCCTCCTGCAATTTCCGGAGCATTCTTCGCTCTGTTCTTAACTGGAGAAATGTTGAACATATTCTCAATGATCGGACTCATCTTACTCATGGGGCTCGTTGCCAAAAACTCGATCTTACTCGTGGACTATGCAATGCAAGCGGTGAGAGAAAGAGGTATCACTAGAGACGAAGCGATTTTCGAAGCCGGTCTTGTTAGATTACGTCCAATCCTAATGACATCTATTGCGATGATCATGGGAACCGTACCTATAGCACTAGGCCTCGGAGAAGCTGCAAAATCCAGGACCGCAATGGGTATTGCGATCATCGGAGGTCTGATCCTCTCCACGTTAGTTACCTTGATCGTCGTCCCCTCTATCTTCGGCGGGATCGATAAGTTTAGAGAATGGATAGAAGGTAAGTTCCGCCCTGATATGACTGCGACCATTCACAGCGAGGGCGCTCATTCGGGAAGTGCGGCCGTATCTACGAATCATAACCAACCCTCCTTAAGCGAATGGGCCCAAGATGTGGAATCCAAACCTAAGAAGGGAACTACGAGTAAGAAGAAAAAGTAG
- a CDS encoding DegT/DnrJ/EryC1/StrS family aminotransferase — protein sequence MSAETEVLEKPSRKKTDIEFHKPTLSREDLKTVLEALVEDHLSSGSVTHKFEKAFSSTFRIKQVVSANSLTAAYHLSLLALEIQPGDKIVISTFAPLAALDAIFLMQAQPLVVDMGKHSFHICPEKLSSALEDESVKAVVVDHTFGSLADFSKYDFKNRPVIEDFSEAVGARTETFTPGKQGKISICGLSIEYLITTGNGALICTDDDSLAKKIRARKEGKDPYPRKEGQPRLDYDMIDYQAALGIEQLSNLGVILERKRKIAQVYLQSIQGSQVGSHFNDPNSETFNRFVIIAPGNYEQVERYFRSLQIGTRRTVAEPIHHILELSNSDFPNGERLYQRGHCIPIYPNLTKDNVQRISQAIRRIY from the coding sequence ATGAGCGCGGAAACCGAAGTTTTAGAGAAACCAAGCCGGAAAAAAACCGATATCGAATTCCATAAACCGACTCTTTCTCGGGAAGACCTGAAGACTGTATTAGAGGCGTTGGTAGAAGATCATCTTTCTTCCGGCTCTGTTACCCATAAGTTTGAGAAAGCTTTCTCTTCCACTTTTAGGATAAAACAGGTAGTTTCTGCAAACAGTTTAACCGCTGCATATCATTTGTCCTTATTGGCGCTCGAGATCCAACCAGGAGATAAAATTGTTATCTCAACGTTTGCTCCTCTTGCCGCTCTAGACGCAATTTTCTTAATGCAAGCCCAACCTTTGGTTGTGGATATGGGGAAACATTCCTTCCATATCTGCCCTGAAAAATTATCTTCCGCTCTGGAAGACGAATCAGTAAAGGCCGTAGTTGTAGATCATACTTTCGGCTCCTTGGCGGACTTCTCCAAATACGATTTCAAAAATCGTCCTGTGATCGAAGATTTTTCGGAAGCTGTCGGCGCGAGAACGGAAACTTTCACTCCTGGTAAACAGGGAAAAATTTCCATCTGCGGTCTTTCTATCGAATATCTGATCACAACAGGCAATGGCGCCTTGATCTGCACTGACGATGATTCTTTGGCGAAAAAGATCAGAGCCAGAAAAGAAGGCAAAGATCCTTATCCACGCAAAGAAGGCCAGCCTAGATTGGATTATGATATGATCGATTACCAAGCTGCATTGGGGATCGAACAATTATCCAACCTTGGTGTGATCTTAGAGAGAAAAAGAAAGATCGCTCAGGTATATCTGCAATCCATCCAAGGTTCCCAAGTAGGATCTCATTTTAACGATCCGAATTCCGAAACTTTCAATCGTTTCGTGATCATTGCTCCTGGCAATTACGAGCAAGTAGAGAGATATTTCCGTTCTTTACAAATTGGTACCCGAAGAACTGTTGCAGAGCCGATCCATCATATTCTCGAACTTTCTAATTCCGATTTTCCGAATGGCGAAAGATTGTACCAAAGAGGTCATTGCATTCCGATCTATCCGAACCTAACCAAGGATAATGTGCAAAGAATCTCTCAAGCAATCCGCAGAATTTACTAA
- a CDS encoding helix-turn-helix transcriptional regulator, whose translation MKEELDKDIDQEIEPREMNPTEYRLLTLLFNFFRFPDGITLSSLRKIMEGFYDNENRDSDRRKLSRDIEELGALGFHIKYYPQKNGKDFVYVLVKDPLSKTLQFTEEELREISALLLKGYSEAPKYELYTAARKIFAGDLEYFPQMTENPEENQDELGETAFQILEALKNHTPIRIKYYKTFPEDSYTKEADPIRLIRKGGQDHYLLAYDREEKTKKRFVLPKILSVELLQGDPLYQARGAKKETEEDLIVHAGLFPVHEPKNVEWLCKEEGLVKAKLFLAGIKYTETKNKLSFQSTNLEGLLPFLWRWPDTIETILPEELNSVFRNSVKQISELYEKV comes from the coding sequence ATGAAAGAAGAACTAGACAAAGATATAGATCAGGAAATCGAGCCCCGTGAGATGAATCCCACAGAATACAGGCTTCTCACATTATTATTCAATTTTTTCAGATTTCCGGATGGAATCACTCTGAGCTCTTTGAGAAAGATCATGGAGGGATTTTACGATAACGAAAACCGAGACTCGGACAGAAGAAAATTATCCAGAGATATAGAAGAGTTAGGCGCTCTAGGGTTTCATATCAAATATTACCCCCAAAAGAACGGAAAGGATTTCGTATACGTGCTCGTAAAAGATCCACTTTCCAAAACTCTTCAGTTTACGGAAGAAGAACTCAGGGAAATTTCCGCACTACTATTAAAGGGATATTCGGAAGCTCCAAAATACGAACTGTATACCGCAGCTAGAAAAATATTTGCAGGAGATCTGGAATATTTTCCTCAAATGACCGAAAACCCGGAGGAAAACCAGGACGAGTTAGGAGAAACCGCATTCCAAATATTGGAAGCTCTCAAAAATCATACTCCGATCCGTATTAAATATTATAAGACCTTTCCTGAAGATTCTTATACAAAAGAGGCCGATCCGATTCGATTGATCCGAAAAGGCGGCCAGGACCATTATTTACTAGCTTACGATCGCGAAGAAAAAACCAAAAAAAGATTCGTTCTTCCAAAGATCTTATCTGTGGAACTCCTACAGGGAGACCCGCTTTATCAGGCAAGAGGAGCCAAAAAAGAAACGGAAGAAGATCTGATCGTACATGCAGGATTATTTCCCGTTCACGAGCCCAAAAATGTGGAGTGGCTTTGTAAAGAAGAAGGTCTGGTAAAAGCGAAACTCTTCCTGGCAGGCATCAAATACACGGAAACGAAAAATAAACTCAGTTTCCAATCCACCAACCTAGAAGGATTATTGCCCTTTCTATGGAGATGGCCGGATACGATTGAAACGATCCTGCCGGAAGAATTGAACTCAGTTTTTCGAAACTCAGTAAAACAGATCTCAGAACTCTACGAAAAAGTATAA
- a CDS encoding M48 family metallopeptidase: protein MKLKNILISLFSLQILLTLVMKYFSYQGDLSPELHDRILKYFTQEDINSGIDYDRRGFFVSIIGSLLDFALAGIFVFTPISVKLEEYFRRKTGDRFYLTVFLFFVSFYLLEFIISLPFSYYFGYVIEHEFQFSNMNLGDWILFKAKSFGLGFVFGGLVVLVVAFVFKNLPRAWKYILPILSLSFGLLMSVLYPIVITPIFYDYGPIQEGSLKTKILALSQKANIQVENIYVINESKYSGHTNAYFTGWGESKKIFLYDTLIKNHTEEEVVSVLGHEIGHWVHNHQMIEIALSTLETFLLCFLLGYVFQKVKEEGLIPLKEFYSPSSLPFLFLVLSLVGTILGPFSATLSRALETQADREALVLTNDKKSFISTEIKLAKDNKSRLNPHKLEVIFEHSHPTTIERIEYAEGWK, encoded by the coding sequence ATGAAACTAAAGAATATTCTAATCTCATTATTTTCCCTACAGATCCTACTCACACTCGTAATGAAGTACTTCTCCTACCAAGGAGATCTATCTCCGGAGTTACATGATAGAATTCTAAAGTATTTTACCCAAGAAGATATAAATTCGGGTATAGACTACGATAGAAGGGGATTCTTTGTTTCTATCATTGGCTCATTATTGGACTTCGCATTAGCGGGAATATTCGTATTCACCCCGATCTCGGTAAAGTTAGAGGAATACTTTCGTAGAAAAACGGGAGATAGATTTTATCTTACCGTATTTCTATTCTTCGTTTCCTTCTATCTTTTGGAATTTATCATTTCATTACCGTTTAGCTATTATTTCGGCTACGTGATAGAACACGAATTTCAATTTTCCAATATGAACTTAGGAGACTGGATCTTATTTAAGGCGAAATCTTTCGGACTAGGATTTGTCTTTGGCGGATTAGTCGTTCTGGTGGTTGCATTCGTATTCAAAAATCTTCCGCGTGCTTGGAAATATATACTTCCGATTTTATCTTTAAGCTTTGGCCTTCTAATGTCCGTATTGTATCCTATCGTTATCACACCGATCTTTTACGACTATGGCCCGATCCAAGAAGGAAGTTTAAAAACAAAAATTTTAGCTCTTAGCCAAAAGGCAAATATCCAAGTAGAGAATATCTACGTGATCAACGAGAGCAAATATTCCGGCCACACAAATGCATACTTCACAGGCTGGGGAGAAAGTAAAAAGATCTTCTTGTATGATACTCTGATCAAAAACCATACCGAAGAAGAAGTTGTAAGCGTACTCGGACACGAGATCGGTCACTGGGTCCACAACCACCAAATGATAGAGATCGCGCTCAGCACTTTGGAAACTTTCTTACTGTGTTTCTTACTTGGATACGTATTCCAAAAAGTAAAAGAAGAAGGGCTAATTCCATTAAAGGAATTTTATTCACCTTCTAGTTTACCTTTCTTATTTTTGGTATTGTCCCTTGTTGGAACAATACTCGGGCCATTCTCTGCGACACTTTCCAGAGCTTTGGAAACACAAGCCGACAGAGAAGCACTCGTGCTAACAAATGATAAAAAATCATTTATCAGCACAGAGATCAAACTAGCAAAAGACAATAAATCCAGACTGAATCCTCACAAACTGGAAGTCATCTTTGAACATTCTCATCCTACAACGATCGAAAGAATAGAATACGCAGAAGGCTGGAAGTAG
- a CDS encoding DJ-1/PfpI family protein, protein MKHLSLRPNRFIKFFYGSFALLLFFGSVEYGNSSEIAKTKIQEDDSKIPIYQSRFGRKEPIIIVIGENRMTELTDFMIPYGILTSAKIAKVISVFPKIGPVQMFPALKIEAEKSFDQFDSEYPEGADYVIVPAVHYSEDTTLLSFVRKQSAKGSTIVGVCDGVWVLANAGILKDHKATGHWFSFSKLEKEFPETKWTKDRRYVSDRKIITTTGITASIPVSLALIEAVSGKEKALEIASGLGAKDWRPDHKSSDFYLSGKNMYVAAKNYLGFWNYENLGVRVSDGIDEVVLALQADSFSRTYKSEVFSVSDEKQIRTKYGLSLLVDKNESETASLDSILENLNGIAAITAYNKNLAEIESKYGTATANFVALQMEYPWRK, encoded by the coding sequence ATGAAACATCTTAGCCTCCGACCAAATCGTTTTATAAAATTCTTTTACGGGAGCTTCGCACTCCTGCTATTCTTCGGATCCGTGGAATACGGAAATTCTTCTGAAATCGCAAAAACTAAGATCCAAGAAGATGATTCCAAAATCCCGATCTATCAATCTAGATTCGGTAGAAAAGAACCTATCATTATTGTGATCGGCGAGAATCGAATGACCGAACTTACAGATTTTATGATCCCTTACGGAATTTTAACCTCCGCGAAAATCGCTAAGGTGATTTCCGTTTTCCCGAAAATCGGTCCTGTCCAAATGTTTCCTGCGTTAAAGATAGAAGCGGAGAAGTCTTTCGATCAATTCGATTCCGAATACCCGGAAGGCGCAGATTATGTGATAGTACCTGCAGTACATTATTCGGAGGATACTACTCTTCTATCCTTTGTCCGAAAACAATCCGCGAAAGGATCTACAATTGTAGGTGTATGCGACGGAGTCTGGGTACTTGCAAATGCGGGCATTCTTAAAGATCATAAGGCAACCGGTCATTGGTTTTCTTTTTCTAAATTGGAGAAAGAGTTTCCGGAGACTAAATGGACCAAGGATAGAAGGTACGTTTCAGATCGAAAGATCATCACTACTACCGGGATCACAGCATCTATCCCAGTTTCCTTGGCTTTAATAGAAGCCGTCTCCGGAAAAGAAAAAGCCTTAGAAATCGCATCCGGCTTAGGAGCTAAGGATTGGAGACCCGATCATAAAAGTTCGGATTTTTATCTAAGCGGTAAAAATATGTATGTTGCCGCAAAAAACTATCTCGGCTTTTGGAATTATGAAAATTTAGGCGTTCGAGTTTCAGACGGAATAGACGAAGTGGTTTTAGCTCTGCAAGCGGATTCATTTTCTAGAACGTATAAGTCAGAAGTATTTTCCGTCTCAGACGAAAAACAGATCCGAACCAAATACGGCTTGTCGCTACTTGTAGATAAGAATGAATCAGAAACCGCAAGCTTAGATTCTATTTTAGAAAATCTGAATGGAATAGCTGCAATAACCGCTTACAATAAGAACTTAGCGGAGATCGAATCCAAATACGGAACGGCTACAGCGAATTTTGTAGCCTTGCAAATGGAATATCCTTGGAGGAAGTAG
- a CDS encoding AraC family transcriptional regulator: MDTFLAFGAGLSFLLAISEFIRKAKVRKIQDDLVSKAKSAWNQPIAFFFLSLSIVQFHLYLELSSQLKEQLWFAEIHIPFLFFTGPLAYLYFRRLGGLTAKALNLAHFLPGFAAFFFILPFILSDPNSKLEYVSVFPPRNIYFQFLFGLLVLGTISNLVYPLLLIGKIRKWKSFVQKEEGRVFSPFLALFYSSIFVILLFVIAQIFFMPLFTVAAALLTLIVCSIFLSVSASPDLIVSFEKTAKEAGYNETRLQGLDVDAVIQKMEELMRDKKLYLDEELTLPILSEELKIKTHQLSEILNDKMRIGFREYIAGYRLEEASKMLREEPQRSVLAVIYAAGFKSKSAFHKLFQEKYGCSPGEYRSSFSKKP; the protein is encoded by the coding sequence ATGGATACGTTTCTGGCGTTTGGGGCAGGACTTTCGTTTTTATTGGCCATTTCCGAATTTATCCGAAAAGCCAAAGTTCGGAAGATCCAAGATGATCTCGTATCTAAAGCCAAATCTGCTTGGAATCAGCCCATCGCATTCTTCTTCCTATCTCTTTCAATAGTGCAATTCCATCTGTATTTGGAATTATCCAGCCAGTTAAAGGAGCAGTTATGGTTTGCAGAAATCCATATCCCTTTCCTATTTTTCACTGGGCCTCTCGCGTATTTATATTTTAGAAGATTAGGAGGGCTTACTGCGAAAGCACTTAACTTGGCGCATTTTCTTCCTGGATTTGCAGCGTTTTTCTTTATTCTACCTTTTATTCTATCGGATCCGAATTCCAAATTGGAATACGTAAGCGTATTCCCTCCCAGAAATATTTATTTCCAATTCTTATTCGGACTTTTGGTATTAGGAACGATCTCCAATCTAGTGTATCCGCTACTTTTGATCGGAAAGATCCGCAAATGGAAAAGTTTCGTCCAAAAAGAAGAAGGTAGGGTATTCTCCCCGTTTCTTGCTCTCTTCTACTCGAGTATATTTGTGATCTTATTGTTTGTGATCGCTCAGATCTTCTTCATGCCTTTATTCACTGTTGCGGCCGCGCTCCTAACTTTAATTGTATGTTCCATCTTTCTAAGCGTTTCCGCTTCTCCCGATCTAATCGTTTCTTTCGAAAAAACGGCAAAGGAGGCCGGGTATAACGAGACAAGGCTCCAAGGCTTGGATGTGGATGCAGTCATCCAAAAGATGGAAGAATTGATGAGAGACAAAAAACTCTATCTGGACGAAGAGCTTACACTTCCTATCCTTTCCGAAGAATTAAAGATCAAAACTCACCAGTTGTCGGAAATACTAAACGATAAGATGAGGATCGGTTTCAGAGAATACATCGCAGGATATCGTTTGGAAGAAGCTTCCAAAATGTTAAGAGAAGAGCCTCAAAGATCGGTGCTTGCAGTAATTTACGCGGCAGGATTCAAATCCAAATCCGCATTCCATAAATTGTTCCAGGAGAAATACGGATGTTCTCCTGGAGAATATCGTTCATCTTTTTCTAAAAAACCTTAA
- a CDS encoding VOC family protein: protein MKYLHAMIRVKDLDLALDFFCNKLGLKETRRHDHPEGRYTLVFLSESDENSPEIELTYNWDQNSAYTSGRNFGHLAFEVDNIYETCANLQAKGVIINRPPRDGRMAFIRSPDLISIELLQKGKSLEIAEPWKSMSNTGEW, encoded by the coding sequence ATGAAATACTTACACGCTATGATCCGAGTGAAAGATCTGGATCTAGCATTGGATTTTTTCTGCAATAAGTTAGGATTAAAAGAAACAAGAAGACATGATCATCCGGAAGGAAGATACACTCTTGTATTCTTATCGGAGTCAGATGAAAATTCTCCAGAAATAGAACTAACTTACAATTGGGACCAAAATTCCGCTTATACAAGCGGAAGGAACTTCGGTCATCTTGCATTCGAAGTGGATAATATTTACGAAACCTGCGCAAATCTTCAGGCAAAAGGAGTGATTATCAATCGCCCACCAAGGGATGGCAGAATGGCCTTTATTAGATCTCCTGATCTGATCTCTATTGAATTACTACAAAAAGGAAAATCCTTGGAGATCGCAGAACCTTGGAAAAGTATGAGCAATACGGGAGAATGGTAA
- a CDS encoding LIC10421/LIC12816 family protein: protein MKINKLTSLLLVVGFLAGSSVFAVSQDTEDRLLEQALVSAAVTKEQKVAVATYLKAIAQQKNERAEELRALAKRSTGGKFLASNAQSEKFLRQAKALEAEAARTQEFLNNL from the coding sequence ATGAAAATCAACAAACTCACTTCTCTTCTATTGGTAGTAGGCTTCTTAGCAGGATCTTCCGTTTTCGCAGTTTCTCAAGATACTGAAGATCGTCTTTTAGAGCAAGCTTTGGTGTCCGCTGCGGTTACTAAAGAGCAAAAAGTTGCGGTAGCTACTTACTTGAAAGCAATCGCTCAACAAAAGAACGAAAGAGCAGAAGAGTTAAGAGCATTGGCAAAACGTTCTACCGGTGGAAAATTCCTCGCTAGCAACGCTCAGTCCGAGAAATTCTTAAGACAAGCAAAAGCTCTTGAAGCAGAAGCTGCAAGAACACAAGAATTTCTTAACAATCTCTAA